The following are from one region of the Coffea eugenioides isolate CCC68of chromosome 2, Ceug_1.0, whole genome shotgun sequence genome:
- the LOC113763914 gene encoding probable amidase At4g34880, translating into MDIALLLFWSTTILGLSHNAEGSLFSIREATVHDIRIALDHNRLTSRELVEFYLKEIRRLNPVLNGVIEVNPDALHLARKADQDRKAKKPGSMTGLAGIPILLKDNIATKDKLNTTAGSYALLGSVVPQDAGVVKKLRRAGAIILGKASMTEWAAARSSGVPNGWNARRGQSVNPYLKSANPCGSSTGSAISVAANMVAVTLGTETAGSILCPSSYNSVVGIKPTVGLTSRAGVVPYSPRQDTVGPICRTVSDAVYVLDAIVGFDPDDAVATKKASKYIPHRGYLQFLKSNGLKGKRLGIPRYSFLGFSNSSVALKAFETHFRVLRKRGAVLVDIVDTASFDTIILSMLINESKAVIVEFKLALNAYLKQLITSPVRSLADAIVFNKDHSKLEKIKEYGQDIFEAAEKTNGIGILERQLLLNLTRASKNGFEKLMKENKLDALVTPISTIVSAISAGGYPGINVPAGYDTDGTPYGISFGGLKGSEPKLIEIAYDFEQATKIRKPPPL; encoded by the exons ATGGATATAGCGCTACTACTTTTCTGGAGTACTACTATTCTTGGCCTTAGCCATAATGCTGAAGGAAGTCTATTCTCAATCAGAGAAGCTACTGTGCATGATATTAGGATTGCCTTGGATCATAACAGACTCACTTCTCGGGAATTGGTTGAATTCTACCTCAAAGAGATTAGGAGACTAAATCCAGTTCTTAATGGAGTCATAGAAGTGAATCCGGATGCTCTGCATTTAGCCCGCAAGGCAGACCAGGATCGAAAAGCTAAGAAGCCAGGCTCCATGACAGGACTAGCTGGTATCCCAATTCTGCTCAAGGATAACATTGCAACCAAGGACAAGCTTAACACAACAGCTGGATCTTATGCACTTCTGGGATCAGTTGTACCTCAAGATGCAGGGGTGGTCAAGAAGCTAAGGAGGGCTGGTGCAATCATCTTAGGAAAGGCTAGCATGACAGAATGGGCTGCTGCCAGGTCATCAGGTGTGCCTAACGGTTGGAATGCTAGACGTGGCCAAAGTGTG AATCCGTACCTTAAATCTGCTAATCCATGTGGATCAAGCACCGGATCAGCAATATCAGTAGCAGCAAATATGGTTGCAGTCACACTAGGTACAGAAACAGCTGGATCCATTTTATGCCCTTCCAGTTATAATTCAGTCGTGGGGATCAAACCTACTGTAGGGCTAACAAGTCGAGCCGGTGTTGTCCCTTATTCACCTCGACAGGATACGGTTGG GCCAATATGCAGGACAGTTTCAGATGCAGTGTATGTTCTTGATGCCATTGTTGGATTTGATCCTGATGATGCAGTAGCAACCAAAAAAGCTTCAAAGTATATTCCTCATCGGGGTTATTTGCAATTTCTCAAGTCTAATGGACTTAAGGGAAAGAGATTGGGGATTCCAAGGTACTCCTTTTTGGGATTCAGCAACTCTTCTGTAGCACTGAAAGCTTTTGAAACTCACTTCCGCGTTCTAAG GAAACGAGGTGCAGTATTGGTAGACATTGTGGATACAGCCAGCTTCGACACCATCATACTTTCAATGTTAATTAACGAATCCAAAGCCGTGATTGTGGAATTCAAGCTGGCACTAAATGCTTATCTAAAGCAGTTGATCACCTCTCCTGTGCGATCTCTAGCCGATGCAATAGTCTTCAATAAGGATCACTCGAAGTTG GAAAAGATAAAAGAGTACGGACAAGATATATTTGAGGCGGCAGAGAAAACCAATGGCATTGGCATACTGGAAAGGCAACTACTGCTTAATTTAACTAGAGCGTCCAAAAATGGATTTGAGAAGTTGATGAAGGAAAATAAATTGGACGCCTTAGTGACACCTATTAGCACAATTGTATCTGCTATTTCCGCCGGAGGATACCCTGGAATAAATGTTCCAGCAGGTTATGACACTGACGGCACCCCATATGGCATTTCCTTTGGAGGGCTAAAAGGATCGGAACCAAAACTGATAGAGATCGCATATGACTTTGAGCAAGCCACAAAGATCAGGAAGCCACCTCCTCTGTGA
- the LOC113763915 gene encoding probable amidase At4g34880: protein MDIWLLFVLSMTTLGLSHNAEGSPFSFREATVHDIRIALDHNRLTSQDLVEFYLEEIRRLNPVLNGVIEVNPEALYLAHKADQDRKAKKPGSVTGLAGIPILLKDNIATKDKLNTTAGSYVLLGSIVPQDAGVVKKLRKAGAIILGKASMTEWAAYRSNNVPNGWNARRGQSVNPYLKSADPCGSSTGSATSVAANMAAVTLGTETSGSILCPSSSNSVVGIKPTVGLTSRAGVVPISPRQDTVGPICRTVSDAVYVLDAIVGFDPDDAVATKKASKYIPRGGYLQFLKSNGLEGKRLGIPRYSFVGFSNSSEELIAFEPHFHILRQRGAVLVDIVDTASFDTITASMYSDQFKAMNVEFKLALNAYLKQLIASPVRSLADAIVFNKKHSKLERIEEYGQDIFEAAEKTHGIGRMERELLLNLTRASKNGFEKLMKEYKLDALVTPKYNIIYAISAGGYPGINVPAGYSPDGTPYGISFGGLKGSEPKLIEIAYDFEQATKIRKPPPL, encoded by the exons ATGGATATTTGGCTACTATTTGTTTTGAGTATGACTACTCTTGGCCTTAGTCATAATGCTGAGGGAAGTCCATTCTCATTCAGAGAAGCTACTGTGCATGATATTAGGATTGCCTTGGATCATAACCGACTCACTTCTCAGGATTTGGTTGAATTCTACCTAGAAGAGATTAGGAGACTAAATCCAGTTCTTAATGGAGTCATAGAAGTGAATCCAGAAGCTCTATATTTAGCCCACAAGGCAGACCAGGATCGCAAGGCTAAGAAGCCAGGATCGGTGACAGGACTGGCTGGTATTCCGATTCTGCTCAAAGACAACATTGCAACCAAGGACAAGCTTAACACTACAGCTGGATCTTATGTACTTCTTGGATCAATTGTACCTCAGGACGCAGGGGTCGTTAAGAAGCTAAGGAAGGCTGGTGCAATTATATTAGGAAAGGCTAGCATGACAGAATGGGCTGCATACAGATCAAACAATGTGCCTAATGGTTGGAATGCTAGACGTGGCCAAAGTGTG AATCCATACCTTAAATCTGCTGATCCATGTGGCTCAAGCACCGGTTCTGCAACATCAGTAGCAGCAAATATGGCTGCAGTTACACTGGGTACAGAAACATCTGGATCCATTTTATGCCCTTCTAGTTCCAATTCGGTTGTGGGAATCAAACCAACTGTAGGGCTCACAAGTCGAGCTGGTGTTGTCCCCATCTCGCCTCGACAGGATACTGTTGG GCCGATATGCCGGACTGTCTCTGATGCAGTGTATGTTCTTGATGCCATTGTTGGATTTGATCCTGATGATGCAGTAGCAACCAAAAAAGCTTCCAAGTATATTCCTCGTGGAGGCTATTTGCAATTTCTTAAGTCTAATGGACTTGAGGGAAAGAGACTGGGGATTCCAAGGTACTCCTTTGTAGGATTCAGCAACTCCTCCGAAGAATTGATAGCTTTTGAACCTCACTTCCACATTCTAAG GCAACGAGGTGCAGTATTGGTAGACATTGTGGATACAGCCAGCTTCGACACCATCACAGCTTCAATGTACAGTGACCAAttcaaagccatgaatgtggaATTCAAGCTGGCATTAAATGCTTATCTAAAGCAGTTGATTGCCTCTCCTGTGCGATCCCTAGCCGATGCAATAGTCTTTAATAAGAAACACTCAAAGTTG GAAAGGATAGAAGAATACGGGCAAGATATTTTTGAGGCAGCAGAGAAAACCCATGGCATTGGCAGAATGGAAAGGGAACTACTTCTTAATTTAACTAGAGCGTCCAAAAATGGATTCGAGAAGTTGATGAAGGAATATAAATTGGATGCCTTAGTGACACCTAAATACAATATTATCTATGCTATTTCTGCAGGAGGATACCCTGGAATAAATGTTCCAGCAGGTTATAGCCCTGATGGCACCCCATATGGCATTTCTTTTGGAGGGCTGAAAGGATCAGAGCCAAAACTGATAGAGATAGCATACGACTTTGAGCAAGCCACAAAGATCAGGAAGCCACCTCCTCTCTGA